A stretch of Paenibacillus mucilaginosus 3016 DNA encodes these proteins:
- a CDS encoding extracellular solute-binding protein, with translation MYRAKPEGVESAARSHRAVEISFVGAENDGLEELLRQLPGETLGDNRWTRIYEQELGIKVKYDWTAKGDLYQKKLGVAVASGNIPDVVKVNAQQLRLLTNKGLIQELSQVYERYASPLTKDILSQEGTGPFDAATIDGRLMAIPETNSSIDRALLIWIRTDWLNRLGLQPPQTIDDVLAISKAFTTGDPDRNGRPDTYGLAVTRNLWDPAMGVAGFMAGYGAFPNLWVTNSFGELEYGGIQPEVKTALQELQNMYRSGQIDSEFGMKDSTKVGKQVAAGKIGMLYGEQWSSFAVQGSRGIDPSAEWQAFPLVSGSGEPPQVPLRFSTWQFYAVRKDVPHPEAVVQLFNLHLEKNWGASAAYESYYISPLPVWQLSPVTPYPARKNLEAFQQLDKARRTGDFSFLKDEARAIKKRLDAYASGGPDKESGWGWEKIYGPNGAYGIIDRYEQNHQLLPDGFNGALTDTMMDRQSILNELQDEAFIRIILGRPIDEFDRFVEEWHRLGGDRMTEEVNRWHAEKGRERKETD, from the coding sequence ATGTACAGGGCGAAGCCTGAAGGCGTGGAATCAGCAGCCCGATCCCATAGGGCGGTTGAAATCTCCTTTGTGGGAGCCGAGAATGACGGCTTGGAAGAGCTGCTCCGTCAACTGCCGGGCGAGACGCTGGGAGATAACCGGTGGACCCGGATCTATGAGCAGGAGCTGGGGATTAAAGTAAAGTACGATTGGACGGCCAAAGGCGATCTGTATCAGAAGAAGCTCGGCGTGGCTGTTGCGTCCGGGAATATTCCGGATGTGGTCAAGGTGAATGCGCAGCAGCTGAGGCTGCTTACGAATAAGGGTTTAATTCAAGAGCTGTCCCAGGTATATGAGCGATATGCTTCTCCGCTCACCAAAGATATCCTGAGCCAGGAGGGGACCGGCCCCTTCGATGCGGCAACGATCGATGGCAGATTAATGGCGATTCCAGAGACGAACTCCTCTATCGACCGAGCCCTGCTGATCTGGATCCGCACGGATTGGCTGAACAGGCTTGGGCTGCAGCCGCCGCAAACGATCGATGACGTACTCGCTATTTCTAAAGCGTTTACAACGGGAGATCCGGACCGGAATGGACGGCCGGATACCTATGGACTTGCGGTGACCCGGAATCTATGGGATCCCGCTATGGGAGTCGCAGGCTTCATGGCCGGCTATGGGGCGTTTCCGAATCTGTGGGTGACGAATTCATTCGGTGAGCTTGAATATGGCGGCATTCAGCCCGAGGTGAAAACCGCGCTTCAAGAGCTCCAGAATATGTACCGGAGCGGGCAAATCGACAGCGAATTCGGAATGAAGGATAGTACCAAAGTGGGGAAGCAGGTCGCAGCCGGCAAGATCGGCATGCTGTATGGGGAGCAGTGGAGTTCGTTTGCAGTGCAGGGGAGCCGCGGTATCGACCCTTCCGCAGAGTGGCAGGCTTTTCCCCTCGTGTCGGGGTCCGGAGAGCCGCCACAAGTTCCACTCCGATTCAGCACATGGCAGTTCTATGCGGTAAGGAAAGACGTGCCGCACCCCGAAGCCGTCGTCCAGCTGTTCAATCTTCACTTAGAGAAGAATTGGGGAGCATCGGCAGCGTACGAATCCTACTATATCTCTCCTCTTCCCGTATGGCAGCTGTCTCCGGTCACTCCCTATCCGGCCAGAAAAAACCTGGAGGCCTTTCAGCAGCTGGACAAGGCGCGCCGCACAGGAGACTTCTCCTTCCTGAAAGATGAAGCCAGGGCGATCAAGAAGCGTCTGGACGCCTACGCGTCCGGAGGCCCGGATAAGGAATCCGGTTGGGGATGGGAGAAGATTTACGGCCCGAACGGTGCTTATGGGATCATAGACCGGTATGAACAAAATCATCAGCTCCTGCCGGATGGGTTTAACGGGGCCCTGACGGATACGATGATGGACAGGCAATCGATCCTGAATGAGCTGCAGGATGAGGCTTTTATTCGAATCATTCTCGGCAGGCCGATCGATGAGTTTGACCGGTTCGTGGAAGAGTGGCATCGCTTGGGCGGAGACCGGATGACCGAGGAGGTGAACCGGTGGCATGCGGAGAAGGGCAGAGAGCGCAAGGAAACGGACTAG
- a CDS encoding carbohydrate-binding protein: protein MIRKLTVLLWVLTLLLSGLPGLSVHAANSPLAKIPGNSNPLMDHKLGADPFALVYKGRVYVYMSSDEYVYNSDGTVKENDFSPLNKIQVISSADMVNWTDHGAIPVAGYNNANNGSGIAKWASLSWAPSAAYKTINGKDKFFLYFANGASGIGVLTADSPIGPWTDPLGKALVTQSTPGMSGVTWLFDPAVLVDDDGTGYLYSGGGIPNTSDPASVANPKTARVLKLGADMTSVAGSAVTIDAPYMFEDSGIHKYNGKYYYSYCINFSGTHPPDYPAGEIGYMVSSSPMGPFTYKGHFLKNPYTFFGVGGNNHHAVFNFNNQWYVVYHAQTVSKAQLGEGKGYRSPHINKLVHNADGTIQEVQGNMAGVPQTANLNPYTRVEAETIGWQAGIATEKSQAAGGPVANLNVTNIHNGDWIAVGSADFGTGGAKTVKANVASTVGGKIEVRLDSAAGPLVGTLNVSPTGGAQVWKEIETGVSGAAGVHKVFFVFTGSGTGSLFNMDYWQFTPNTSGTKVEAETMTLGGTYAGKVNSPFSGVVLYANQDSAAYTQYFANSTHSISVRGASSSSATARVDLLIGGTAVGSFYFTGTAPTVQTLSGISHATGNQEVKLVLTTDNGTWDAYVDYIEFQ, encoded by the coding sequence ATGATCAGGAAGCTGACCGTTTTGTTATGGGTTCTCACCTTACTATTGAGCGGGCTGCCGGGATTGTCTGTTCATGCGGCTAACAGCCCTCTCGCTAAAATTCCGGGCAATTCCAATCCCCTGATGGACCATAAATTAGGGGCCGATCCGTTTGCACTGGTCTATAAAGGCAGAGTCTATGTCTATATGTCCAGCGACGAGTATGTATACAACAGTGACGGAACGGTCAAAGAAAATGATTTCAGCCCGCTGAATAAAATTCAGGTCATCTCTTCCGCCGATATGGTGAACTGGACCGACCACGGAGCCATTCCAGTCGCAGGATACAACAATGCAAATAACGGAAGCGGCATTGCCAAGTGGGCCTCCCTCTCCTGGGCACCGTCAGCGGCATACAAAACGATCAACGGGAAGGATAAATTTTTCCTGTATTTCGCCAATGGTGCATCCGGCATCGGCGTGCTGACTGCGGACTCACCCATCGGACCTTGGACCGACCCGCTCGGTAAAGCTCTGGTTACTCAAAGTACACCGGGCATGTCCGGCGTTACCTGGCTTTTTGACCCGGCCGTACTGGTGGATGATGACGGTACAGGATATCTGTACAGCGGCGGAGGCATACCCAATACCTCGGACCCGGCCTCTGTCGCCAATCCCAAGACGGCCCGGGTGCTAAAACTGGGAGCGGATATGACCAGTGTTGCCGGAAGTGCGGTAACCATCGATGCCCCTTACATGTTCGAAGATTCGGGAATTCATAAGTACAACGGCAAATATTATTATTCGTACTGCATCAATTTCTCCGGAACCCACCCGCCCGATTATCCGGCAGGCGAGATCGGCTACATGGTGAGCAGCAGTCCAATGGGGCCGTTTACTTACAAAGGGCATTTTCTGAAAAATCCATATACCTTCTTCGGCGTTGGCGGAAACAACCATCATGCCGTATTCAACTTCAATAATCAGTGGTATGTTGTCTACCATGCCCAAACGGTCAGCAAGGCGCAGCTGGGAGAAGGAAAAGGCTACCGTTCTCCGCATATCAATAAGCTTGTGCATAATGCGGATGGAACCATCCAGGAGGTCCAGGGCAATATGGCAGGCGTCCCCCAAACCGCCAACCTGAATCCATACACCAGGGTCGAAGCGGAAACGATCGGGTGGCAGGCAGGCATTGCAACGGAAAAAAGTCAAGCAGCCGGCGGCCCTGTTGCTAATCTCAATGTGACGAATATTCATAATGGAGACTGGATCGCTGTAGGCAGCGCTGACTTTGGTACCGGAGGCGCCAAGACGGTTAAGGCCAATGTAGCCTCTACTGTAGGCGGAAAGATCGAAGTGCGTCTGGACAGCGCAGCCGGGCCGCTGGTCGGCACGCTGAACGTCAGCCCAACGGGCGGAGCGCAGGTCTGGAAGGAGATCGAAACCGGCGTAAGCGGTGCCGCGGGTGTTCACAAGGTATTCTTTGTTTTTACCGGATCCGGGACCGGCAGCTTATTCAATATGGATTACTGGCAGTTTACTCCGAATACGTCCGGAACAAAGGTTGAGGCGGAGACGATGACCCTGGGCGGTACCTACGCCGGTAAGGTCAATTCTCCTTTCTCGGGAGTCGTTCTATACGCCAATCAGGATTCTGCCGCGTACACGCAGTATTTTGCCAACTCCACCCACAGCATTTCAGTACGGGGGGCCTCGAGCAGCTCCGCAACCGCGAGAGTAGACCTTCTCATCGGAGGTACGGCCGTCGGCTCCTTTTATTTTACCGGAACTGCGCCGACGGTTCAGACCTTGTCCGGCATCTCCCATGCCACTGGAAATCAAGAGGTGAAGCTGGTCCTCACCACCGATAACGGCACATGGGATGCCTATGTGGATTATATAGAATTTCAATAA
- a CDS encoding LysR family transcriptional regulator: MELTDLKIFMAIIQEGSITRAAERLEYVQSNITMRIRKMESELGVQLFHRTPKGVLPTEKGRIFSQYASDILLKVEEAIMSVQEPEYPSGPLTIGVVETVASTPPFIRALSDFQKKHPKVALSLVTGTSPQNYEKLLNRELDGAFFTGDFDLAPLKVAHEIREEVILLTKADGKSAPPDIANATWVVFPKGCPLRAASVDWLHGQGVSTVNMIEVSTLDTMLNCVRAGIGYTLLTESVIAEVDERLEVHPVPERYRFVTTRLVTRKEQFSSKAFAVFADCVRGAGLPYAFGAAGENSGSR; encoded by the coding sequence GTGGAGTTAACCGATCTAAAAATTTTCATGGCCATCATACAAGAGGGCAGTATCACCCGCGCAGCGGAGAGGCTGGAGTATGTTCAATCGAACATCACGATGCGAATTCGCAAAATGGAGTCGGAGCTCGGTGTCCAGCTTTTCCACAGAACGCCGAAAGGCGTCTTGCCGACCGAGAAAGGGCGCATATTCAGCCAATATGCCTCTGACATTCTGCTCAAGGTCGAGGAAGCGATCATGTCCGTCCAAGAACCTGAATATCCGAGCGGTCCGCTCACGATCGGCGTAGTGGAGACCGTTGCGTCCACTCCTCCCTTTATACGTGCGCTATCCGATTTTCAAAAAAAACACCCTAAAGTAGCGTTGTCCCTTGTCACCGGAACATCCCCGCAAAATTACGAGAAATTGCTGAACCGCGAACTGGACGGAGCTTTCTTCACAGGAGATTTCGATCTGGCTCCGCTAAAGGTGGCTCATGAGATTCGGGAAGAGGTTATCCTCCTGACGAAAGCAGACGGAAAATCTGCTCCTCCCGACATTGCGAATGCGACATGGGTCGTTTTTCCAAAGGGCTGCCCGTTGCGCGCAGCAAGCGTGGATTGGCTCCATGGGCAGGGGGTATCGACCGTAAATATGATTGAGGTGAGCACGCTGGATACGATGCTGAATTGCGTACGAGCGGGCATCGGTTACACGCTTTTAACCGAATCAGTTATTGCTGAGGTTGACGAACGATTAGAAGTGCATCCGGTTCCCGAACGATACCGTTTCGTGACAACGAGGCTGGTTACCCGAAAAGAACAGTTCAGCAGCAAAGCGTTTGCAGTATTCGCTGATTGTGTCAGAGGAGCGGGGCTACCTTATGCGTTCGGTGCAGCCGGTGAAAATTCCGGAAGCCGGTAG
- a CDS encoding NADH:flavin oxidoreductase, protein MGNYSHLFSTFPLGSLRLPNRSVLSPMTRTSAEPSGLANERMARYYTRFAKGGFGLIITEGLYPDAISSQSYENQPGLANEAQAESWRPVVRAVQSAGGKIVAQLMHAGALVQHDGFTPIAPSAVKPVGTMLEDHGGSGAFAVPRAMTQEDIRIVIGSFAQAALRAKKVGFDGVEVHAANGYLLDQFITDYTNRRTDEYGGPTERRIRIVVEVLKVIRAAVGPDFVVGVRISQGKVNDFHHKWAGGETDARIIFEHLAAAAPDYIHTTEYKAFAPAFSEGGPTLAKLAKQYSALPVIANGKLGQPDKAESLLENDHADLVAIGTSALVNPDWVNKVRVGMELHPFDHHFLQPIATLKEEEVGV, encoded by the coding sequence ATGGGTAACTATTCTCATCTTTTTTCAACCTTTCCATTGGGTTCACTGCGCTTGCCGAATAGGTCCGTGCTGTCTCCGATGACACGGACGAGCGCAGAGCCCTCCGGGCTCGCGAATGAGCGTATGGCACGGTATTATACTCGGTTTGCCAAAGGGGGCTTCGGCCTCATCATTACGGAAGGCCTCTACCCGGATGCGATAAGCAGCCAAAGCTATGAGAACCAGCCCGGCCTAGCAAATGAAGCGCAAGCTGAATCCTGGAGACCTGTCGTCCGTGCTGTTCAGAGCGCAGGGGGCAAGATTGTTGCGCAGTTGATGCATGCAGGGGCGCTAGTCCAACATGACGGATTTACACCGATCGCTCCATCCGCAGTGAAGCCCGTAGGTACGATGCTGGAAGATCACGGCGGGAGCGGCGCGTTTGCTGTTCCAAGAGCCATGACCCAAGAGGATATCCGCATTGTAATCGGAAGCTTTGCCCAAGCGGCATTACGCGCAAAAAAAGTTGGATTTGACGGGGTCGAAGTCCATGCAGCGAACGGTTACCTGCTTGATCAATTCATCACAGATTACACAAATCGGAGAACCGATGAGTATGGAGGCCCGACGGAGCGGCGAATCCGCATCGTAGTGGAGGTCCTGAAAGTCATTCGCGCCGCCGTGGGTCCTGACTTCGTGGTAGGCGTCCGCATTTCCCAAGGCAAAGTAAACGATTTTCATCACAAGTGGGCTGGCGGAGAAACGGATGCCCGGATTATTTTCGAGCATTTGGCAGCAGCTGCTCCCGATTACATTCATACGACCGAATATAAAGCGTTTGCTCCGGCTTTTTCGGAGGGCGGCCCTACACTTGCCAAGTTGGCCAAACAATATAGCGCCCTTCCTGTCATAGCCAACGGCAAGTTAGGCCAACCGGACAAAGCGGAATCTCTCCTGGAGAATGATCATGCGGACCTTGTAGCAATCGGTACTAGCGCATTAGTTAACCCAGACTGGGTGAACAAAGTAAGGGTAGGCATGGAGCTGCATCCATTCGACCATCATTTTCTGCAGCCGATCGCAACGCTCAAGGAGGAAGAAGTTGGAGTGTAG
- a CDS encoding YmaF family protein, giving the protein MKKIPVKGFVVHSRDSGNEHSHGLYITSWDGRPVYHVHPFSGVTSYDDGHVHQYVGVTEPAPTGVPHVHRYSTVTSVNHGHSHVIQGVTGPAVDVPGGGHIHYFEGFTTLNGMRPHTHHYKGATGNEA; this is encoded by the coding sequence TTGAAAAAAATCCCCGTTAAAGGATTCGTTGTTCACTCAAGGGACTCAGGAAATGAACATTCCCATGGTCTTTACATTACTTCCTGGGACGGTCGTCCTGTTTATCATGTTCACCCTTTTTCAGGAGTGACCTCTTATGATGATGGACACGTTCATCAATATGTCGGAGTTACTGAACCCGCTCCTACAGGTGTGCCCCATGTTCATCGTTATTCTACCGTTACGTCAGTAAATCATGGCCACTCTCATGTTATTCAAGGGGTTACAGGTCCAGCTGTAGATGTTCCAGGCGGTGGACATATCCATTACTTTGAAGGTTTTACGACTCTAAATGGTATGAGACCACATACGCATCATTATAAAGGGGCTACAGGAAACGAAGCTTAA
- a CDS encoding alpha/beta hydrolase: MPLDPQVQVVLEQMKLKGVPPLHELPVVKAREIYRSALAASPEEVYKIENRLIPGPSGEITVRIYTPEGEGPFPVIVYFHGGGWVVGDLDTVDVLCRKLVNGVNCVVVSVDYRLAPEHKFPSASDDAYAAVVWAAKNASSIRADSNRIAVGGDSAGGNLAAVVTLMARDRGFPSLVYQMLVCPVTNYSFETDSYRDNADGYGLTTSTMRWYWNHYLANERDGKNPYASPLLAADLSGLPPALVITAEFDPLRDDGEAYAERLKAAGIPVEVNRYDGMVHGFFHATDAFEKGRKAVEQAVNALRKVFY; encoded by the coding sequence ATGCCGCTCGATCCCCAAGTTCAGGTTGTATTGGAACAAATGAAGCTCAAGGGTGTTCCCCCATTACATGAGCTGCCTGTAGTCAAAGCCAGGGAAATCTATCGCAGCGCTTTGGCTGCCTCGCCGGAAGAGGTATACAAAATTGAAAACCGGTTGATTCCCGGACCATCCGGCGAGATCACGGTGCGCATTTACACACCAGAAGGAGAAGGTCCTTTTCCGGTAATCGTCTATTTTCATGGCGGAGGCTGGGTGGTCGGGGACTTGGATACCGTAGACGTGCTGTGCCGCAAACTGGTCAATGGTGTGAACTGTGTCGTAGTTTCGGTTGACTATCGTCTGGCACCGGAGCACAAATTCCCGTCTGCTTCCGATGATGCTTATGCAGCAGTTGTGTGGGCTGCAAAGAATGCATCTTCTATCCGTGCAGACTCCAATCGAATTGCGGTCGGCGGGGATAGTGCAGGAGGAAACCTTGCGGCTGTCGTAACATTAATGGCACGGGACAGAGGATTTCCCTCTCTCGTTTATCAGATGTTGGTCTGTCCTGTTACCAATTATTCATTTGAGACAGATTCTTATAGAGATAATGCGGATGGGTACGGATTGACGACTAGCACCATGCGGTGGTATTGGAACCATTATTTGGCGAATGAGCGGGATGGGAAGAATCCATATGCCTCTCCTTTATTGGCAGCCGATCTAAGCGGCTTGCCTCCGGCGCTCGTGATCACGGCCGAATTCGATCCTTTGCGCGATGATGGTGAGGCTTATGCGGAGCGGCTGAAAGCAGCGGGCATCCCGGTAGAAGTGAATCGTTATGATGGTATGGTTCACGGCTTCTTCCACGCAACAGACGCTTTTGAAAAAGGAAGAAAAGCAGTGGAGCAAGCCGTAAATGCTCTGCGTAAAGTATTTTATTAA
- a CDS encoding helix-turn-helix transcriptional regulator, which yields MADFHHNFQLFFDEVGLQRQRSIGSEPMTMETQLGYGTLHRLIPRPDLDIVFEDLKFHRDFLMPLTAITPMVELHYCMQGTRVLHVQRNQYEFVPGMCVLQLIDEGSVHFEFTGNQPYQALSIGIPISTFHHYMEDFSGARNTDFSSLLGRKPFRLFHESIDPAADVIIRRLTQSVQTCRMKNLELESNVLELLLSAFQSFLFEPKPPRLSTMDKQKLQRARDIILERMANPPSLIELSRMIGLNDNKLKMGFKELYGTTVFGYLREKRLEKAYLLLQLGDLNVNETSLTVDYSNPSSFSEAFRHKYGVNPGNLRRRSF from the coding sequence ATGGCAGACTTCCATCATAACTTTCAATTGTTTTTCGACGAAGTCGGGCTGCAGCGGCAGCGATCGATTGGTTCGGAACCTATGACTATGGAAACGCAACTTGGATATGGGACTCTTCATCGGCTTATTCCTCGCCCCGATCTCGATATCGTGTTTGAAGACTTGAAGTTTCACCGCGATTTTCTGATGCCGCTGACGGCAATAACGCCAATGGTCGAGCTTCACTACTGTATGCAAGGTACGAGAGTCCTCCATGTCCAACGGAATCAATACGAATTTGTTCCCGGGATGTGCGTGCTTCAGCTGATCGACGAAGGGAGTGTGCACTTCGAGTTTACCGGGAATCAGCCTTATCAGGCGCTGTCCATCGGGATCCCCATTTCGACCTTTCATCATTACATGGAGGATTTCTCGGGTGCCAGGAATACGGACTTCTCCAGCCTGCTCGGGAGAAAGCCATTTCGCCTTTTTCATGAATCCATTGATCCGGCGGCTGACGTAATCATTAGACGGTTGACTCAGTCCGTACAGACCTGCCGCATGAAAAACCTGGAGCTGGAGAGCAATGTGCTGGAGCTCCTATTGTCGGCCTTTCAATCGTTTCTTTTCGAGCCGAAGCCTCCTAGATTATCCACCATGGATAAGCAAAAGCTACAGCGGGCACGCGATATTATATTGGAACGGATGGCGAATCCCCCCTCGCTGATCGAACTGTCCCGCATGATTGGCCTGAATGACAATAAATTAAAAATGGGCTTTAAAGAACTGTACGGAACGACCGTATTTGGTTATTTGCGGGAAAAGCGTCTGGAAAAAGCCTATCTCCTTTTACAGCTAGGGGACTTGAATGTGAATGAAACGTCCCTTACGGTAGACTATTCCAACCCGAGTTCCTTTTCGGAAGCGTTTCGGCACAAGTACGGTGTGAATCCCGGAAACTTGCGCAGACGTTCATTTTGA
- a CDS encoding ABC transporter permease, giving the protein MASIHPAAYLCYGLIAWFVVTFLIYPNLNIYYEIFVKDGRFSFEAAEKLLSSERAMRSLYNSFILAVSLVFTVNLVGVTLVLISEYFDIKGARVLRLGYFTTLIYSGVVLVSGYKFVYGESGFMTKLLVHLFPSFHTTWFHGYWAVLFVMTFACTSNHVLFLSNAIRKIDFQTVEAARNMGASTFYILRRVVLPVLKPTMFALTILTFLTGLAATSAPLILGGAEFQTITPMILTFSNSASSRDLAALLALILGLATLVLLTVMIRFEQKGSFMSVSKVKSELVKQKINNKLGNLAAHVVAYFLFLLYIIPVVLIVLFSFTDAHSISTATLNLSSFSLNNYMHVFSNMTAFKPYLVSMGYAAAASAAVVALALAASRILHKYKNGWTAALEYALLIPWMLPSTLIAIGLIVTFNTPRLLIGNSILVGSVWMLLLGYVIVHLPFTLRMVKASFFSLDSNLEDAAKNLGAKSLYTFMKVLLPIILPSTLAVLALNFNGILADYDLTVFLYHPLYQPLGIVIKNSTDAQALADTKALTLVYSVILMIMSAVTLYFVYGRKGRSS; this is encoded by the coding sequence ATGGCCTCCATCCATCCGGCCGCATACCTTTGTTACGGTCTGATTGCCTGGTTTGTCGTGACCTTTCTGATTTATCCCAACCTGAATATCTACTACGAAATCTTTGTTAAGGACGGCCGATTCTCGTTCGAGGCAGCGGAGAAGCTGTTGTCATCCGAACGGGCGATGCGAAGCTTGTATAACAGCTTTATTCTGGCCGTATCTCTTGTTTTTACGGTAAACCTTGTGGGCGTCACTCTGGTTCTGATCTCGGAGTATTTTGATATCAAGGGTGCAAGAGTGTTAAGACTTGGCTATTTCACGACCCTGATCTACAGCGGTGTCGTACTGGTGTCCGGATATAAATTCGTATATGGAGAAAGTGGATTCATGACCAAGCTCTTGGTCCATCTGTTTCCTTCCTTCCATACGACATGGTTTCACGGCTACTGGGCCGTTCTATTCGTAATGACCTTCGCCTGTACCTCCAACCACGTCCTGTTTTTGAGCAATGCCATTCGTAAAATCGATTTTCAAACCGTGGAAGCAGCAAGAAATATGGGGGCATCCACCTTTTATATCCTGCGGCGGGTGGTTCTCCCGGTGTTGAAGCCCACGATGTTTGCGCTGACCATTCTGACCTTTTTGACAGGCCTGGCTGCCACATCTGCTCCTCTGATCCTGGGTGGGGCAGAGTTCCAAACGATCACCCCGATGATTCTAACGTTCTCGAACAGCGCGTCATCCAGAGATCTGGCTGCGCTGCTGGCGCTCATTCTCGGCCTGGCTACTTTGGTTCTGCTGACCGTCATGATCCGATTTGAGCAAAAAGGCAGCTTCATGTCCGTTTCCAAAGTGAAGTCGGAGCTGGTCAAGCAGAAAATCAATAATAAGCTCGGAAATCTGGCTGCACATGTCGTGGCGTACTTCCTATTCCTTCTGTATATCATTCCGGTTGTTCTCATTGTACTCTTTTCCTTTACCGATGCGCACAGCATATCCACGGCAACCTTGAACCTCAGCAGCTTCTCCTTGAACAATTACATGCATGTGTTTTCCAATATGACCGCGTTCAAGCCGTATCTGGTGAGCATGGGGTATGCCGCAGCGGCATCGGCAGCCGTTGTGGCCCTTGCCTTGGCGGCATCGCGAATTTTGCATAAGTACAAGAACGGATGGACGGCGGCTCTGGAGTACGCCCTTCTGATCCCGTGGATGCTGCCTTCCACATTAATCGCGATTGGGCTCATTGTAACGTTTAACACGCCAAGACTCCTGATCGGGAACTCGATTCTCGTGGGCTCGGTCTGGATGCTGTTGCTGGGCTATGTCATCGTACACCTTCCCTTCACCCTCCGGATGGTGAAAGCCTCCTTCTTCAGTCTGGATTCCAATCTGGAGGATGCGGCGAAAAATCTGGGTGCCAAGTCCTTGTATACGTTCATGAAAGTACTGCTGCCCATCATACTCCCGTCGACGTTGGCCGTTCTTGCCCTGAACTTTAATGGCATTTTGGCTGATTACGATCTTACCGTATTCCTCTATCATCCTTTGTATCAGCCTCTCGGTATCGTCATTAAGAACAGCACGGATGCACAGGCTTTGGCGGATACCAAAGCGCTAACCCTGGTCTATTCTGTCATTCTGATGATCATGTCCGCGGTTACGCTGTACTTTGTTTATGGAAGAAAAGGGAGGTCTTCTTAA
- a CDS encoding ABC transporter ATP-binding protein translates to MITFHDIQITFGHFHAVKNLNLQINEGEFFTFLGPSGCGKTTILRSLVGFITPASGQIKLGGRDITHVPIEKREISMVFQSYALFPTMNVYENIAFGLRVKQVSKAEIDREVRDIAGKVDLKEDQLPKKVSELSGGQQQRVAIARALVLKPSILALDEPLSNLDAKLRVQLRNELKNLQKKFGITTIYVTHDQEEALTLSDRIAVFNNGIVEQVGTPQEVYNQSQTEFVCNFIGDINRLDPRMIRNSRLKDVIDPGKAAYIRNEKVNLQPLPDVDAVQLKGTIVDQEFYGLYSKYVVEVAGGGLLKTIEKESGMTPHRVGAELDIYIRVSDILQY, encoded by the coding sequence ATGATCACATTTCATGATATTCAAATTACGTTCGGTCATTTCCATGCGGTCAAGAACCTCAATCTGCAGATCAACGAAGGCGAGTTTTTTACCTTTCTCGGCCCGTCGGGATGCGGGAAAACCACCATTCTTCGAAGCCTGGTCGGATTCATTACGCCTGCGAGCGGACAAATTAAGCTGGGCGGCAGGGATATTACCCATGTGCCAATCGAAAAAAGAGAAATCAGCATGGTTTTTCAAAGCTATGCCCTGTTTCCGACCATGAATGTGTATGAGAATATCGCCTTTGGCCTGCGCGTCAAACAGGTTTCGAAGGCTGAGATCGACCGGGAAGTGAGGGATATCGCCGGGAAGGTGGATTTAAAGGAAGATCAGCTGCCCAAAAAGGTATCTGAATTGTCCGGCGGACAGCAGCAGCGCGTAGCCATTGCCAGAGCGCTGGTGCTGAAGCCGAGCATTTTGGCGCTGGATGAGCCTTTATCCAATTTGGATGCCAAGCTGAGAGTGCAGCTGAGAAATGAGCTCAAAAATCTTCAGAAGAAGTTTGGGATTACGACGATCTACGTCACTCATGACCAGGAAGAAGCGTTAACCTTGTCGGATCGTATTGCGGTATTCAACAATGGCATCGTAGAGCAGGTGGGCACCCCTCAGGAGGTTTACAATCAATCCCAAACGGAGTTCGTGTGCAATTTCATAGGGGATATCAACCGGCTCGATCCGCGGATGATCCGAAACAGCCGGTTGAAGGATGTGATCGATCCCGGCAAAGCTGCCTATATCCGTAACGAAAAAGTGAATCTGCAGCCTCTGCCGGATGTAGATGCCGTGCAGCTGAAGGGGACGATCGTCGATCAGGAGTTTTATGGACTGTACAGCAAGTATGTCGTAGAGGTGGCTGGCGGGGGGCTACTCAAGACCATCGAGAAGGAAAGCGGGATGACTCCACATAGGGTAGGGGCTGAACTGGATATCTATATCCGTGTCAGTGATATTCTGCAGTACTAG